The Fastidiosipila sp. genome has a window encoding:
- a CDS encoding MMPL family transporter: protein MGKLAELIIKCKGAILVLFIALSAVSAFYATRVKTNFDLFSYVPKKAASTIAIETMADEYDQDIPNVEIGVPDLSISQALNFKEKLAALPYVKEVLWLNDQVDLATPIELLDRKIVEGFYKDGMALYHLTVDEEAKAQDVLGELQELAGPEGAVRGQVVEMANMQQAITLEITRIIMIAVPVALLILMIATKSWFEPVLFMIVIFAGVLLNMGSNIIFKDVSFITQAVASILQLAVSMDYAIFLLHRFSDYREEGHSIEEAMRLAIVKSFAPILSSALTTFFGFLTLVFMRFRIGPDLGIVLAKGVLLSLLSVFLLLPVLAVYTYKIIDKTTHRTLLPSFKGFSRLVVRIGVPVMIAAALIILPAYIGQRSNHFLYGARSFPQGSREARDEERLNQHFGENMQMVLLVPKGQWATEEKLAEDLLALPEMKSVVGYVTQVGTGIPPDLLPDRIISALISDHYSRLILIAESPAESPETYELAERIRDMADQAYPQGGTHLAGANFVLLDMKTTINQDLVIVNGLAILAIALVIMMAFRSLALPVLLVLTIELSVWVNLAVPYLTGTPLNFIGYLVISTVQLGATVDYGILMAQHYIDHRQLLNRKEAAMKTVQTVAGSIIPPALILAAAGFTLRFVSSISVVSELGSVLGRGALTSLLMVLFLLPNLLRLFDRFIEKTTWRLAMIPDRFSYRRATKKTGTRRKIQGNSLLLRGRP, encoded by the coding sequence ATGGGAAAACTTGCGGAACTCATTATCAAATGCAAGGGCGCCATCCTGGTGCTCTTTATCGCGCTGTCGGCTGTCAGTGCTTTCTATGCTACCCGGGTAAAAACCAATTTTGATCTTTTCTCCTATGTTCCCAAAAAAGCCGCCTCAACCATCGCCATCGAGACCATGGCGGATGAATACGATCAGGATATCCCCAACGTGGAAATCGGTGTGCCGGATCTGTCCATTTCACAGGCCCTGAATTTCAAGGAAAAGCTCGCCGCCCTTCCCTACGTCAAAGAAGTCCTCTGGCTGAACGATCAGGTTGACCTTGCGACTCCTATCGAGCTGCTTGACCGCAAAATAGTCGAGGGTTTCTACAAGGACGGCATGGCTCTTTACCACCTGACCGTTGACGAGGAGGCCAAGGCTCAGGATGTTCTCGGGGAGCTGCAAGAGCTGGCGGGCCCTGAAGGGGCGGTGCGGGGCCAGGTGGTTGAGATGGCCAACATGCAGCAGGCCATTACCCTGGAGATCACCCGGATCATCATGATCGCGGTGCCCGTTGCCCTCTTGATTCTGATGATTGCGACCAAATCCTGGTTTGAACCGGTTCTGTTTATGATCGTGATCTTCGCAGGTGTACTCCTCAACATGGGATCCAACATCATTTTCAAAGATGTATCCTTTATCACCCAGGCAGTGGCCTCGATTCTGCAACTGGCTGTTTCCATGGACTACGCCATCTTCCTCCTGCACCGTTTCAGTGATTACAGGGAGGAGGGGCATTCGATTGAGGAGGCCATGCGGCTGGCCATTGTCAAGAGCTTTGCCCCCATTCTGTCCTCGGCCCTGACCACCTTCTTTGGTTTCCTGACCCTGGTCTTCATGCGCTTCCGTATCGGCCCCGATCTGGGCATTGTCTTGGCCAAAGGCGTTCTTCTGAGTCTCCTGAGTGTCTTTTTGCTCTTGCCGGTTCTGGCTGTCTACACCTATAAGATCATCGACAAGACGACGCACAGGACGCTCTTGCCGTCTTTTAAGGGGTTCAGCCGCCTGGTTGTCCGTATCGGCGTTCCGGTCATGATAGCCGCCGCCCTGATCATTCTCCCGGCCTATATCGGACAGCGGTCCAACCACTTCCTGTACGGAGCCAGGAGTTTTCCGCAAGGGTCGCGGGAAGCGCGGGATGAGGAGCGCTTGAACCAGCACTTTGGAGAGAATATGCAGATGGTTCTGCTGGTTCCCAAAGGTCAGTGGGCTACGGAGGAAAAATTGGCTGAAGACCTGCTGGCCCTGCCCGAGATGAAATCAGTCGTCGGCTATGTCACCCAGGTCGGAACAGGTATCCCGCCTGATCTGCTGCCTGACAGGATCATTTCAGCCCTGATCTCAGACCACTACAGCCGCCTGATTCTGATTGCCGAGTCGCCGGCTGAGAGCCCTGAGACTTATGAGCTGGCCGAGCGGATCAGGGACATGGCCGACCAGGCTTATCCGCAGGGAGGAACCCACCTTGCCGGTGCCAATTTTGTGCTTTTGGACATGAAGACCACCATCAACCAGGATCTGGTTATTGTCAACGGCCTGGCCATTTTGGCCATTGCATTGGTTATCATGATGGCTTTCCGTTCGCTTGCCCTGCCGGTGCTGCTGGTGCTCACCATCGAGCTCTCGGTCTGGGTCAATCTGGCCGTGCCTTATCTTACAGGCACTCCGCTCAATTTCATCGGTTACCTGGTCATCAGCACCGTCCAGCTCGGCGCGACAGTTGACTACGGCATCCTGATGGCCCAGCACTACATTGATCACCGCCAGCTGCTGAACCGGAAGGAAGCGGCCATGAAAACAGTGCAGACCGTCGCCGGTTCCATTATTCCGCCGGCCCTGATCCTGGCGGCGGCCGGCTTCACCCTGCGTTTTGTTTCAAGCATTTCAGTTGTCTCGGAACTGGGGAGTGTCCTGGGCAGGGGGGCCTTGACATCGCTTCTGATGGTCCTCTTCCTGCTCCCCAATCTGCTCAGACTCTTTGACCGCTTCATCGAAAAGACGACATGGAGACTGGCCATGATCCCGGACCGGTTTTCTTACCGGCGGGCCACAAAGAAAACGGGGACAAGAAGAAAAATTCAGGGAAATTCCCTTCTGCTGCGAGGTAGGCCATGA
- a CDS encoding TetR/AcrR family transcriptional regulator, which translates to MTDNKHKRPPPAGEIVIQPSGGDRRSRRTALALQQGLVELLLKKPLQEITISELTGTADVSRTTFYLHYRNIGDLFQQMEDNIYLQFEQLIHQSMTDEQSLLYIEPDEKGAPTMPVLKEVFLFIKSNPELSVVLLNNPDSTFLNKIWSTGHDVLIERLASFEPHMDVNQIEYYYLFVINGIRGLIEHWIASDMREPVQELVEIATGFVLRNMGFLLWGDGERPQAATKHSEGDSQWMQKSSN; encoded by the coding sequence ATGACGGACAACAAACACAAACGGCCTCCCCCCGCCGGCGAAATCGTGATCCAGCCTTCAGGCGGCGACCGAAGGAGCCGGCGGACAGCTTTGGCTCTGCAGCAGGGCCTGGTTGAACTATTGCTCAAGAAGCCGCTTCAGGAAATCACCATCTCCGAACTGACCGGGACGGCAGATGTCAGCCGGACCACTTTCTATCTTCACTATCGGAATATCGGTGATCTTTTTCAGCAAATGGAAGACAACATCTACCTCCAGTTCGAACAGCTCATCCATCAGAGCATGACAGATGAGCAGAGCCTGCTTTACATTGAACCGGATGAAAAAGGCGCCCCGACCATGCCGGTGCTCAAGGAGGTCTTCCTCTTCATCAAAAGCAATCCCGAACTCAGCGTCGTGCTCCTCAATAATCCCGACAGCACTTTTCTCAACAAAATCTGGTCGACCGGGCATGATGTGCTGATTGAACGGCTGGCGTCCTTCGAACCGCATATGGACGTCAATCAAATCGAATACTATTACCTCTTTGTCATCAATGGCATCCGGGGATTAATCGAACACTGGATTGCCTCCGACATGCGGGAGCCAGTCCAGGAGCTGGTGGAGATCGCCACGGGCTTTGTCCTGCGCAACATGGGCTTTCTGCTCTGGGGTGACGGGGAAAGGCCGCAAGCGGCCACAAAACATTCAGAAGGAGACAGCCAATGGATGCAGAAGTCATCGAACTGA
- a CDS encoding TIGR01440 family protein: MDAEVIELKEIRRQVEKAAEELIREARYSKEGDLFVLGCSTSEVAGQMIGKASNQDVGKAIIETLLPLLRRHGLHLAVQGCEHINRALAVEREVMLDYDLEEVNVVPQLHAGGACSMAAYAAFSDPVMVEHLEASLGMDIGDTEIGMHVRFVQRPVRLSVTHIGKARLTALMYRPKLVGGERAAHKP, translated from the coding sequence ATGGATGCAGAAGTCATCGAACTGAAAGAGATCAGGCGGCAAGTGGAGAAGGCCGCAGAAGAACTGATCAGAGAGGCCCGTTACAGCAAAGAGGGCGATCTTTTCGTCCTGGGCTGCAGCACCAGCGAGGTGGCCGGCCAGATGATCGGCAAGGCCTCCAACCAGGATGTGGGAAAAGCAATCATTGAGACCCTTCTCCCGCTCCTGCGCCGTCACGGCCTCCATCTGGCGGTCCAGGGCTGTGAACACATCAACCGGGCCCTGGCAGTGGAGCGTGAAGTCATGCTTGATTACGACCTGGAGGAAGTCAATGTAGTCCCGCAGCTCCACGCTGGCGGTGCATGTTCCATGGCAGCCTATGCAGCCTTCAGTGATCCTGTCATGGTGGAGCACTTGGAGGCTTCGTTGGGCATGGATATCGGTGACACGGAAATCGGCATGCATGTCCGTTTCGTCCAGCGGCCGGTCAGACTCTCCGTCACCCATATCGGCAAGGCCCGGCTGACTGCGCTCATGTACAGGCCCAAGCTGGTGGGTGGTGAACGGGCGGCCCATAAACCCTAG
- a CDS encoding DUF1538 domain-containing protein yields MGTFNEKIKEVLASVLPVTLFVVILHYTVTPLSGLQMGRFLFGALLILAGLSIFLVGVDLGATPIGRYSGRFLVGMGKLPLLLAGGLFLGFLISIAEPDLQILAAQVQQLTSHSITKWQMVIVVSAGVGLLVMIGFWRIIKRIRLRYILWGTYAVILILAILNRPLFHDFAFDASGATTGAITTPFVLALAAGVSQITAAHREDARDQFGLVGLASAGAILAVLAQGALLKSFNPVAPPGTGEQLPPAFFTPFQQAAGLSIRDSLLSMAPLAVIFFLLHISVLTLRRREKTRIYIGMFFCYLGLVLFMVGVMGGFMSAGHLVGTGLVARNQPALTVMAGFFLGMATVIAEPAVHVLTLSVEEETDGVIPRRVVLAFLAVGVAFSVALAVIRIYVEGLELWHILLPGYTLIMIMSYFTPDLFLGVAFDAGGVASGPMTATFILAFTQGIAAGVPQADLLLDGFGVVALVAMAPLITLQILGLISIWRGKRQRIRDAAAQAEEEAPHVD; encoded by the coding sequence ATGGGAACCTTCAACGAGAAAATCAAAGAGGTACTGGCATCCGTCCTTCCGGTCACTTTATTCGTGGTCATTCTCCATTACACCGTCACCCCCTTGTCAGGCCTCCAGATGGGCAGGTTTTTATTTGGCGCTTTGCTGATCCTTGCCGGCCTCTCCATCTTTCTTGTCGGGGTTGATCTTGGCGCCACCCCGATCGGCCGGTACAGCGGCCGTTTCCTGGTCGGCATGGGCAAACTGCCCCTCCTGCTGGCCGGCGGACTCTTTTTGGGATTCCTGATCTCCATCGCCGAGCCCGACCTCCAGATCCTGGCTGCCCAGGTCCAGCAGCTGACCAGTCACTCGATCACCAAATGGCAGATGGTGATCGTGGTATCCGCCGGCGTAGGACTCCTGGTCATGATCGGGTTCTGGCGGATCATCAAGCGCATCCGCCTGCGCTACATCCTCTGGGGCACCTACGCGGTCATCCTGATCCTGGCCATCCTGAACCGGCCGCTCTTTCACGACTTTGCCTTTGACGCGTCGGGAGCCACCACCGGAGCCATCACCACCCCCTTCGTCCTGGCACTGGCGGCCGGCGTCTCCCAGATTACGGCGGCCCACCGGGAGGACGCGCGGGATCAGTTCGGCCTGGTCGGTCTGGCGTCAGCCGGAGCCATCCTGGCGGTCCTGGCCCAGGGCGCCCTGCTCAAGTCATTCAATCCTGTTGCGCCTCCCGGAACAGGGGAACAGCTGCCTCCTGCTTTTTTCACCCCTTTTCAGCAGGCTGCAGGGCTTTCAATCCGCGATTCCCTGCTCAGCATGGCCCCGCTGGCCGTCATCTTCTTCCTGCTCCATATCAGCGTGCTGACCCTTCGCAGGAGGGAAAAAACCCGCATTTACATCGGCATGTTCTTTTGTTACCTGGGACTGGTCCTCTTCATGGTGGGTGTCATGGGCGGTTTTATGTCGGCCGGACATCTGGTGGGAACCGGCCTGGTCGCGAGGAATCAGCCGGCACTCACCGTCATGGCTGGCTTCTTCCTGGGCATGGCGACTGTCATCGCTGAACCGGCGGTCCACGTGCTGACCCTGTCGGTCGAAGAGGAAACAGACGGCGTCATTCCGCGCAGGGTTGTCCTGGCTTTCCTGGCGGTCGGTGTGGCCTTTTCCGTGGCTCTTGCCGTCATCCGGATCTACGTCGAAGGACTGGAACTGTGGCATATCCTGCTGCCCGGCTACACCCTGATCATGATCATGAGTTATTTCACCCCCGATCTCTTTTTGGGCGTGGCCTTCGACGCGGGCGGGGTCGCCTCGGGACCCATGACGGCAACCTTCATCCTGGCTTTCACCCAGGGAATCGCCGCGGGAGTCCCCCAGGCCGACCTCCTGCTTGACGGTTTCGGCGTAGTCGCTTTGGTCGCCATGGCGCCACTGATCACTTTGCAAATTCTCGGACTTATCTCGATTTGGCGCGGAAAAAGACAAAGAATCCGCGACGCTGCCGCCCAGGCAGAAGAGGAGGCCCCCCATGTTGATTAA
- a CDS encoding phosphoglucosamine mutase: MAKLFGTDGVRGVANQELTPDLAFSLGYAGALVLTGTSHHKPTFVIGADTRVSSGMLGSALIAGITSAGADVIDTGVIATPGVAWLTHELGADAGAMISASHNSYEFNGIKFFSEGGFKLPDETEEAIEAMISAGFGGMTRPVGDGVGKLTRYDRGPEEYKNHLISIAGLDLSGMRLVIDCANGASYRTAPSLFRELGAEVIAFGVEPDGFNINRGCGSTYADKLADQVVGTGAHLGLAFDGDADRLIAVDDKGSLCDGDVMMALLARDMDRRGRLAQKTIVATVMSNLGLEKMAEREGYKLVRTAVGDRYVLEHMLREKLSLGGEQSGHVILLDDATTGDGQLTALRFLRVLAGQGRDVRLSEMRQFIELFPQVLVNVRLDQGRADAVMEDPRFTEAVRLTEEKLDGSGRLLIRKSGTEPLIRIMIEGRDFEEISDYAARLQELVGQLGTEHPKG; encoded by the coding sequence ATGGCCAAACTGTTTGGAACAGACGGTGTACGCGGCGTGGCGAACCAGGAGTTGACGCCTGATCTGGCCTTCTCGCTGGGATATGCTGGCGCCCTGGTTCTGACGGGGACGAGTCATCACAAGCCGACCTTTGTTATCGGTGCTGATACACGGGTTTCGAGCGGGATGCTGGGATCGGCTCTGATTGCGGGGATTACATCTGCCGGTGCCGACGTAATCGACACGGGCGTGATCGCGACTCCCGGCGTAGCGTGGCTGACTCATGAGCTGGGCGCTGACGCGGGCGCCATGATTTCCGCTTCACATAACTCTTATGAATTCAATGGGATCAAGTTTTTTTCCGAGGGCGGATTCAAGTTGCCTGATGAAACCGAGGAAGCGATTGAAGCCATGATTTCAGCCGGTTTCGGCGGGATGACGCGGCCGGTTGGTGACGGCGTGGGCAAGCTGACGCGATACGACAGGGGGCCGGAAGAGTACAAAAACCATCTGATCTCAATCGCCGGCCTGGATCTCTCCGGCATGCGGCTTGTGATCGACTGCGCCAACGGGGCCAGCTACCGGACGGCACCGTCCCTGTTCAGGGAACTGGGAGCCGAAGTCATCGCCTTTGGCGTTGAGCCGGACGGTTTCAATATTAACAGGGGCTGTGGATCGACTTACGCGGATAAGCTGGCGGATCAGGTGGTGGGGACCGGCGCTCATCTGGGACTTGCCTTTGACGGTGACGCTGACCGCCTGATTGCGGTTGATGATAAGGGCAGCCTGTGTGACGGCGATGTCATGATGGCCCTGCTGGCGCGGGATATGGACCGGCGGGGCCGACTGGCGCAAAAAACCATTGTCGCGACCGTCATGAGCAACCTGGGGCTGGAAAAGATGGCGGAGCGGGAGGGGTATAAACTTGTCCGCACGGCGGTGGGCGACCGTTACGTCCTGGAACACATGCTGAGGGAAAAATTGTCCCTGGGGGGCGAACAAAGCGGTCATGTGATCCTGCTGGACGACGCAACGACGGGGGACGGCCAGCTGACAGCCCTCCGCTTTTTGCGGGTGCTTGCCGGCCAGGGCCGGGATGTCCGCCTGAGCGAAATGCGGCAGTTTATCGAACTCTTCCCCCAGGTCCTGGTCAATGTCCGGCTGGACCAGGGCAGGGCAGATGCCGTGATGGAGGATCCGCGCTTCACGGAAGCAGTCCGTTTGACCGAAGAGAAACTGGACGGTTCCGGGAGGCTGCTGATTCGTAAATCGGGAACCGAGCCGCTGATCCGGATCATGATTGAAGGCCGGGATTTTGAAGAAATCAGCGATTACGCCGCCCGCCTTCAGGAACTTGTCGGCCAGCTGGGCACCGAACATCCTAAAGGGTGA
- a CDS encoding TIGR00159 family protein — translation MPSSLFSKIGEFFKELRYSLSDGLLFLGGPLDIVIALLDIAITALVLYFVLLLLRDSRAWQLLRGILLIVIFALVASAVGLSTMGFMLSRTISILAIAIIVIFQPELRRTLEAVGRNRLSYVNWDVFAGGISSHQMIEAIVNACEWMSETRTGALIIVERDTRLGEFHEQENAVRIDANVTAALLRQIFYPGSPLHDGAVLIRDGRVAAARVHVPLSDNYHLRRDFGLRHRAAVGASEMGDAIAIVVSEERGSISIAVGGVLHVLGNSDALRTQLHRLLGMEQAGEARTLRVRFRQWTKGRKTLNQPTHDEIISTHDYREQEDDGGQAAVPVPAQGKKRPKGIPGRRQTGSLLSRKQRITLAIIALVLACFMWLYVQVTVNPVTTKTLTVPLAHFGVDLAGEKGFGIQSYPVTNVQITLRGRQQVLEGITPARITAYIDVGDVSRTGPVQLPVKVDTRTLLYTKTELLFPASVTVNIFELD, via the coding sequence TTGCCGTCCAGCCTGTTTTCAAAAATCGGTGAATTCTTCAAAGAATTGCGATACAGTCTCTCGGATGGCCTGCTCTTTCTGGGCGGCCCCCTCGACATTGTCATCGCGCTCTTGGATATAGCCATTACAGCCTTGGTACTTTACTTTGTTCTCTTGCTGCTCCGTGATTCGAGAGCCTGGCAGCTCTTGCGCGGTATTTTGCTGATTGTCATCTTTGCCCTGGTCGCAAGTGCGGTCGGTCTCAGCACCATGGGCTTCATGCTGAGCCGGACCATCTCCATTCTGGCCATCGCCATCATTGTGATTTTTCAGCCCGAACTTCGCAGGACCCTGGAGGCGGTTGGCCGCAACCGTTTATCCTATGTCAACTGGGATGTCTTTGCAGGCGGGATCAGCTCCCATCAGATGATCGAAGCCATCGTCAACGCCTGTGAGTGGATGTCGGAGACAAGGACAGGCGCCCTGATCATCGTCGAGCGCGATACCCGGCTGGGCGAGTTTCACGAACAGGAAAACGCCGTCAGGATTGACGCCAATGTCACAGCGGCCCTGCTGAGGCAGATCTTTTACCCCGGATCACCGCTTCATGACGGCGCGGTCCTGATCCGTGACGGCAGAGTCGCCGCGGCGCGTGTTCACGTCCCTTTGTCGGATAATTACCATCTCCGCCGTGATTTTGGCCTGCGGCACCGCGCGGCTGTAGGAGCCTCCGAGATGGGCGATGCCATCGCCATCGTCGTCTCGGAAGAAAGAGGTTCCATCAGCATCGCTGTCGGGGGTGTTCTGCATGTACTGGGCAACAGCGATGCGCTCCGCACCCAGCTTCACCGCCTTCTCGGCATGGAGCAGGCCGGGGAAGCCCGTACGCTCCGGGTCAGGTTCCGCCAATGGACCAAAGGCCGGAAAACCTTGAATCAGCCGACGCATGATGAGATTATTTCGACGCACGATTACCGCGAACAGGAAGATGACGGCGGTCAGGCTGCCGTCCCTGTTCCGGCTCAGGGCAAAAAGCGCCCCAAAGGCATTCCGGGCCGGAGGCAGACCGGTTCCCTTCTGTCACGCAAACAGCGGATTACCCTGGCCATCATTGCGCTGGTACTGGCCTGCTTCATGTGGCTTTACGTCCAGGTAACCGTCAATCCGGTGACGACCAAAACGTTGACTGTTCCGCTGGCACATTTCGGTGTTGACCTTGCGGGGGAAAAGGGTTTCGGCATTCAGAGCTATCCGGTCACCAATGTCCAGATCACCCTGCGCGGCAGACAGCAGGTGCTGGAGGGCATTACCCCGGCCAGGATCACCGCTTACATTGACGTCGGTGACGTCAGCAGGACAGGGCCGGTCCAGCTGCCGGTCAAGGTCGATACGCGGACCCTGCTTTATACCAAGACCGAATTGCTCTTCCCCGCGTCGGTGACAGTCAATATTTTTGAGCTGGATTGA
- the mutY gene encoding A/G-specific adenine glycosylase, which yields MKPGFSEALLGWFDRSARPLPWREAAGSGYRRDPYAVIVSELMLQQTQVATVIPYYERFMARFPDFESLAAASETEVLKYWEGLGYYRRAKNLLALAVMVVSRYQGVLPCEKKELLKLPGIGPYTAGAILSFAYDLPEPAVDGNVVRVLSRLDAIPHLQGDPKSQRAVRERVAALFPPCRAGDFSEALIELGAAVCTPSAPACQACPINRYCLAFSLSAVMDYPRRRKDLPKPASQLTYVLIREGELVYCRRRSKGLLSGLFEFFSLSGKYGKQEEGHVRPAIEAHLGAKVIKLDYVGENRAVFSHRIWEMAFWEAEVSGGAGLIPRDGPDAPQGSLLPVSVESLAGLPFPAFLAAWRDDFISRREAQ from the coding sequence TTGAAGCCCGGTTTTTCAGAAGCGCTTCTTGGCTGGTTTGACCGGTCTGCCAGGCCCTTGCCCTGGCGGGAGGCAGCGGGGTCCGGCTATCGGCGCGATCCCTATGCGGTCATCGTGTCTGAATTGATGCTCCAGCAAACCCAGGTTGCCACGGTCATCCCCTACTATGAGCGGTTCATGGCGCGCTTTCCGGATTTTGAGTCCCTGGCGGCAGCAAGCGAAACAGAAGTACTGAAATACTGGGAGGGACTCGGCTATTACCGCCGCGCGAAAAATCTCCTGGCATTGGCCGTCATGGTCGTCAGCCGGTACCAGGGGGTCCTGCCTTGTGAAAAAAAAGAGCTGCTCAAGTTGCCGGGCATTGGCCCCTACACCGCCGGCGCCATCCTCTCATTCGCCTATGATCTTCCCGAGCCCGCGGTGGACGGCAATGTGGTCCGCGTCCTGTCAAGGCTTGATGCCATCCCGCACCTGCAGGGTGACCCTAAAAGCCAGCGCGCGGTAAGGGAGCGTGTGGCGGCACTTTTTCCCCCCTGCCGGGCCGGTGATTTCAGTGAGGCCTTGATAGAGCTGGGCGCGGCTGTCTGTACACCCTCTGCACCCGCCTGCCAAGCCTGTCCCATCAATCGTTACTGCCTGGCTTTCTCGCTTTCTGCTGTGATGGATTACCCCAGGCGGCGCAAGGACCTCCCCAAACCCGCAAGCCAGCTCACCTACGTCTTGATCCGTGAGGGTGAACTGGTTTACTGCCGGCGCCGCTCCAAAGGGCTCCTGTCCGGACTCTTTGAGTTTTTTTCCTTGTCCGGCAAGTATGGGAAACAGGAAGAAGGCCATGTCCGGCCGGCAATTGAAGCGCATTTGGGTGCGAAAGTGATCAAACTGGACTATGTTGGCGAAAACCGCGCCGTCTTCTCTCACCGCATATGGGAGATGGCTTTTTGGGAAGCGGAAGTTTCGGGCGGGGCCGGATTGATCCCGCGTGACGGACCTGATGCCCCGCAGGGTAGCCTGTTGCCGGTCAGTGTAGAGAGCCTTGCCGGCCTGCCTTTTCCGGCCTTCCTTGCAGCCTGGCGCGATGACTTCATCAGCCGGAGGGAGGCCCAATGA
- a CDS encoding aminoacetone oxidase family FAD-binding enzyme, protein MDQHYDLIIVGGGASGVLAALGAREAGLRGALAIVEKESQALRKVLASGNGRCNIASLEPVEGHYRGGDPDFVRPVFQRLPAEKILAILRDLGLMTMEERERRVYPRSLQARSVTLLLLNALQNRQVALIQPLKIEQVKKQKNHFLALADDGTSATARSVLVAAGSCASPDLGGSRSGYEILQGLGHRLNEPVPSLVPLTLSPHPLIQYAEGVRFRGSVSFKGTRGAAARTSGEYLITKYGLSGIAAMELGGAVGHSVSSAATAGVIEIDFLPELEEEAIGEILAASDVAHDDWRIALAGLVPDKIARALVGCAASHGQAVSSRSGMIRELSRQLKHLQVGVTGTRGFSFAQVASGGIATDDFDPDTLMSRLVPGLFACGEVLDIDGDTGGFNLMWAMASGWLAGQSAAVFLESESS, encoded by the coding sequence TTGGATCAACATTATGATTTGATCATTGTCGGGGGGGGAGCCTCCGGAGTACTGGCTGCGCTGGGGGCGCGGGAAGCCGGCCTGAGGGGGGCCCTTGCCATTGTTGAAAAGGAATCACAGGCCCTGCGCAAGGTGCTGGCGAGCGGAAACGGCCGCTGCAACATCGCCAGCCTTGAACCGGTGGAAGGTCATTACCGGGGCGGCGACCCGGACTTTGTCAGGCCTGTATTCCAGCGGCTGCCGGCTGAAAAAATCCTGGCCATCCTCCGGGATCTAGGCCTGATGACCATGGAGGAAAGAGAGAGGCGTGTCTATCCGCGCTCCCTGCAGGCTCGGTCCGTCACACTCCTGCTTCTCAACGCCCTCCAGAACAGGCAGGTCGCCTTGATCCAGCCCTTGAAAATCGAGCAAGTCAAAAAGCAAAAGAATCATTTTCTTGCCCTGGCCGATGATGGCACAAGCGCCACGGCCCGGTCAGTCCTTGTGGCGGCGGGCAGCTGTGCCTCTCCCGACCTGGGCGGGTCGCGCTCAGGCTATGAAATTCTCCAGGGTCTGGGTCACCGGCTGAATGAACCGGTCCCTTCACTCGTCCCCCTGACCCTGTCCCCGCATCCCCTGATCCAATACGCGGAAGGCGTCCGTTTCCGCGGTTCAGTCTCCTTCAAAGGTACAAGGGGTGCGGCGGCGCGGACCAGCGGCGAATACCTGATCACCAAATACGGCTTGTCCGGCATTGCGGCCATGGAACTGGGCGGAGCGGTCGGACACTCGGTCTCGTCGGCGGCCACGGCCGGTGTGATCGAAATTGATTTCCTGCCCGAGCTGGAAGAGGAGGCCATCGGCGAAATCCTGGCTGCCTCGGATGTGGCACATGATGACTGGCGGATTGCCCTGGCGGGTCTGGTCCCTGATAAGATCGCCCGTGCCCTGGTGGGCTGTGCGGCGTCCCATGGCCAGGCGGTTTCCAGCCGGTCGGGCATGATCAGGGAGTTATCCCGCCAGCTCAAGCATCTCCAGGTCGGTGTAACCGGTACGCGCGGTTTCTCTTTTGCCCAGGTGGCCTCGGGGGGAATCGCGACGGATGATTTCGATCCTGATACCCTGATGTCAAGGCTCGTTCCGGGTCTCTTCGCCTGCGGTGAAGTCCTTGACATCGACGGAGATACGGGCGGCTTCAATCTCATGTGGGCCATGGCTTCAGGCTGGCTGGCGGGCCAGTCAGCCGCTGTATTCCTGGAGTCGGAATCGTCTTGA